Proteins encoded within one genomic window of Lysinibacillus louembei:
- a CDS encoding IS1182 family transposase — translation MFKDYNMNQLVLPLDVEIKLQEHDIAFSIHQLVESIPTEAFAPFLQQTGCPAYHPRMMLKLILCGYTQSAFSGRRIEDLTKDSLRMMWLAQGYQPSYRTINRFRVHPLTKELLRQCFVQFRCQLVKEDLIAQEAIFIDGTKIEANANKFTFVWKRSIEKYEASLVEKSNQLYEELLHQQIIPAIEQEVETQLSITELKQVAEKLEEVVADYTERIEQSEKAQERKQLRSERKTPKQQWKQVNEWITRKQKYERDFAIFGKRNSYAKTDPDATFMRMKDDYMQNGQLKAGYNLQIATEGQYTLAYGIYANPTDTKTLIPFLDEIERRYFQLPQHIVADAGYGSEPNYEDVRNNRKCEPVIPYTHYRKEQSKKYQQDPFRTSNWMYDEELDTYICPYQQKVTFRYESTQEDKEGFQRTFRIYECEDCTGCPFREKCTKAQEGKSRKIKVNENWEQQKAYVRTKLSEAKAGTLYRQRKVDVEPVFGCLKANLGFTRFSVRGQSKVENEIGFALMAVNLRKYRWKRKSSSSSSFHTSKNRNHLMRFRFFVWTRTIYVPASTVL, via the coding sequence ATGTTTAAAGATTATAACATGAATCAATTAGTTTTACCGCTGGATGTTGAAATAAAATTACAAGAACACGATATCGCCTTCTCTATTCATCAATTAGTGGAAAGTATCCCCACAGAAGCTTTCGCTCCTTTTCTGCAACAAACCGGCTGTCCAGCCTATCACCCACGTATGATGCTCAAGCTCATTTTATGTGGCTATACCCAATCAGCGTTCTCTGGTCGCCGAATTGAAGACCTGACGAAAGATAGCCTTCGTATGATGTGGCTTGCGCAAGGCTATCAACCAAGTTACCGTACCATCAATCGTTTCCGTGTTCACCCATTGACAAAGGAATTGCTTCGTCAATGTTTCGTGCAATTCCGTTGTCAACTGGTGAAGGAGGACCTGATTGCGCAAGAAGCCATTTTTATTGACGGCACGAAAATCGAAGCAAATGCGAACAAATTCACCTTTGTGTGGAAACGTTCGATTGAAAAATATGAAGCGAGTTTGGTGGAAAAATCAAACCAGCTGTATGAGGAATTACTGCACCAACAAATTATACCAGCCATCGAACAAGAAGTGGAAACGCAGCTGTCCATCACTGAATTAAAGCAGGTGGCAGAAAAATTAGAAGAAGTCGTAGCCGACTATACAGAAAGAATCGAGCAATCCGAAAAGGCACAAGAGCGAAAGCAGCTACGAAGTGAACGAAAAACACCGAAACAACAATGGAAGCAAGTAAACGAGTGGATCACCCGCAAACAGAAATATGAACGAGATTTTGCGATTTTCGGCAAACGGAATAGCTATGCCAAAACAGACCCTGATGCAACTTTTATGCGCATGAAGGATGACTACATGCAAAATGGCCAATTAAAAGCGGGCTACAATTTACAAATTGCGACAGAGGGACAGTACACATTGGCTTATGGCATTTATGCGAATCCAACGGATACGAAAACGTTGATTCCCTTCTTGGATGAAATCGAGAGACGCTATTTTCAATTGCCACAACATATCGTAGCCGATGCCGGCTATGGTAGTGAGCCAAACTATGAAGATGTACGAAACAACCGAAAGTGTGAACCTGTGATTCCCTATACGCATTATCGAAAAGAGCAAAGCAAAAAATACCAACAAGACCCCTTCCGAACAAGTAACTGGATGTATGATGAAGAGTTGGATACCTATATCTGTCCATACCAGCAAAAAGTAACGTTCCGCTATGAGTCAACACAAGAAGACAAAGAAGGATTCCAACGAACGTTTCGTATCTATGAATGCGAAGACTGTACCGGTTGTCCATTTCGAGAGAAATGTACGAAAGCCCAAGAAGGCAAGTCACGGAAAATCAAGGTAAATGAAAACTGGGAACAACAAAAAGCATATGTACGTACAAAGCTTTCAGAAGCCAAAGCAGGAACTCTCTACCGTCAACGAAAAGTAGATGTAGAACCAGTTTTTGGCTGTCTGAAGGCTAATTTAGGTTTTACTCGCTTTTCGGTTCGTGGTCAATCGAAGGTGGAAAACGAAATCGGCTTCGCTTTGATGGCCGTGAATCTACGAAAGTATAGGTGGAAGAGGAAATCTTCTTCCAGTTCTTCCTTTCACACATCAAAAAATCGAAATCACCTGATGCGATTTCGATTTTTTGTATGGACTAGAACTATTTATGTCCCAGCCTCTACAGTATTATAA